Genomic DNA from Desulfonema ishimotonii:
AGCCCCGGTCCCGGACCGGCGGTTTTTAAATTGGAGGATTGATGATGACTCGTGATGCCTCGGAATTTCAGGAAAACATCCTGATTGTTGATGATACTCCGGCCAACCTGCGGCTTTTATCGGAAATGCTGTCGGTGCGGGGATACCGGGTCCGCCCCGTTCTGGATGGACAGATGGCCCTTTCCAGCGTACAGGCATTTCTGCCGGACCTGATCCTGCTCGATATCAAGATGTCCGGAATGTCCGGATATGAGGTTTGCGAGGCGTTGAAAACCAATAGGCGCACATCAGATATTCCGATTATTTTCATCAGCGCCGTAGGGGAAATGGCCGATAAGGTCAGGGCCTTCTCGCTGGGCGGGGTGGATTATATTACCAAGCCGTTTCAGAGTGAGGAGGTGATCGCCCGTATCGAAACCCACTTGAAACTGCGGCGGCTTCAGCTCTCACTTCAGGAAAAAAACGAACAGCTCCGCCATGAAATGGCCGGGCGGGAACAGATGGAGGCCCGGCTCCGGTGTGTCCACAAAATGGAGTCCATCGGCACCCTGACCGGCGGCATTGCCCATGATTTCAACAATATCCTCGGCGTGATTGTGGGAAACGCCGAACTGGCTCTGGATGACGTACCGGAGTGGAGTCCGGCCTATCTGAATCTTCAGGAAGTGGTTGCCGCCAGCCTCCGGGCAAAGGAGGTGATCCGAAAGCTTCTCAGCTTCAGCCGGCACAGCAACTCGGAGCGGAAACGGATCAGACTCGGTGATGTGATCCGGGAGTCCATGCCGCTGATACGCTCCTCCGTTGCCGGGCAGATCGACTTGCAGCTCAGCATCCCGGATGAGGCGTTTCACATGCTCGCCGATACGGGGCAGATTCATCAGCTCCTCATCAATCTCTGTAATAATGCCGGGTATGCCATGAGAGAAAAGGGCGGTGTGCTGGAGATCGGCGTCGGTTATGCGGAGGCTGATGAAGAAAAGGCGCGGCAGTTTCACCACCTGTCACCCGGACGCTATGTCCGTCTGACGGTTCGCGATACGGGCTGCGGAATTGACCCGGAAATCGAAGACCGGATCTTTGATCCGTATTTCACGACCCAGGATATCGGGCAGGGGTCGGGAATGGGGCTGGCGGTTGTTCACGGTATTGTCAGAGGACATAACGGGGAGATTCTCGTCCGCAGCCGACTGGGACAGGGGAGTACCTTTGAGGCATATTTTCCCGAAGCAGAATCTGAGGCATCGGCTGAACCGGAAAATGATCCGGCACTCCTCATGGGGGAGGAACGGATACTGCTGGTGGACGATGAGCCATCCATCGTGGATATCGGGTGCCAGCGGCTGAAGCGGATGGGCTATCAGGTTTCGGGGCACACCGATCCCACAGAGGCGCTGGCCCTGTTTCGCACGGAGCCGGATCAGTTTGATCTGCTGATCACGGATCTGGTGATGCCCCAGATGTCCGGCGATATGCTGGTAAAAGAGATGGGGGTTGTCCGGCCCGGTTTCCCGGTGATTTTATGCACAGGGTATATCGAACGGATGACCGAAGAAAAGATCCGGCGGCTGGGCGTTTGCCGGTGCATCCGGAAGCCCGTTGACAAATACGAATTCCTCTTTACCGTCCGCCAGGTGCTGGACGAAGTATGACGCCCCGGAAAAAATGAATACTTCTGAGAAAAGCTGACTTTATGTCTTGACCTTTCCCCGCCTTACCGGTATAGAAGTCATTTTCTGTTTAAGGACATATTTCTTTTTTAGTGGGATTTTCAGAGGAAAGGAAAAGGGATGAAGAAATTTCTGTGTGTGGCACTGGCGGCCAGTTTTATCATGCTGTGCGGATGTACCCGTACCGTTCAGGTGAACACCATTTCCGGTGAACCGCAGCCTGCGATGACAGCCGCAGATCTGCCAAAGAAAAAACAGACCGTGCCGGGCCTGTATCTCACCGCCAGAGAGGCGTATGAAAAGTGGAAAGCCGATCCGGACAACATCAGGATTGTGGATTGCCGGACGCCGGAGGAATATATGTTCGTGGGCCATGCGCCGATGGCCCTCAATATCCCGAAGAAGTTTCTGAAGTATCAGTGGGATGCGGAAAAGAAAAAGCCGGTGATGACGGATAACACCCATTTTATCGGGGACGCGAAAAAGAAGCTGAGGCCGGGGGATACCATTTTTGTCATGTGCCGGTCCGGCGCACGGAGCGCCATGACCGTCAACGCCCTGGCCGGTGCGGGCTTCAAAAATGTTTACAATATCATCGACGGTTTTGAGGGGGATAAGATCAAAGATCCGGGCAGCTATTTTGACGGGAAGCGGATGCGCAACGGGTGGAAAAATTCCGGCGCGCCCTGGACCTGTGCCCTGAATCCCGAGCTGATCTACCTGCCCTGAATCCGGCAGGCGGGTTCGGACCCCGAACCCGCAGCAACGATAAGCAACTCTGCATAAATTACGGTATCAGACAACAGCCCGGCAATCAATTGCCGGGCTGTTGCCGTTCGTTCCTCCGGGATTTTAAAAAAATGCATCCGGCTGATGAATTCGTTCCCGCTTTTTGCCCGCCAGTCATATCCGACGGGAACGTAACCCCGTCCCACCGTTTTGAAACGGGTGGTTTATTTGTGCAGAACGCCCTACGCCCTGAAAAGTTCTGTGCTGATGTAGCGCTCGCCGGTACTGGCGAGAAGGACGACAATTTTTTTTCCGGCAGATGACGGGCGTCCGGCCACCTCAAGGGCGGCGGCCACAGCAGCGCCGGAGGAGATGCCACAGAGAATGCCTTCGGTTTCAGCCAGCGTCCGGGCCGTCTCAAAGGCCTGTTCATTGGTGACGGTGACGACTTCGTCAATGATACTGATGTCCAGCACGTCCGGCACAAAGCCTGCGCCGATCCCCTGGATTTTATGGGGGCCGGGTGCGCCGCCGGAAAGCACGGGGGATTCCGCAGGCTCCACGGCAACGACTTTGAAGCCGGGCTTCCGGGCCTTAATGGCCTGCCCCACACCTGTGACCGTGCCGCCGGTTCCCACACCGGCCACGAAGATATCGGCCTGCCCTTCTGTGTCCGTCCAGATTTCCTCTGCCGTGGTCTCCCGGTGGATTTTCGGATTGGCCGGGTTTTTGAACTGATCCGGCATAAAGGCGTTCCGGTTCTCGGCCCGGATGACCTCGGCCGCCAAAATGGCCCCTTTCATGCCCTGGTCGCCGGGCGTCAGCACCAGATCCGCGCCCAAATGCTTCAGCAGCTTGCGCCGCTCCGCACTCATGGTCTCCGGCATGGTCAGACAGAGGCGATATCCCCTGGCCGCGCAGATAAAGGCCAGGGCAATGCCCGTGTTTCCGCTGGTCGGCTCCACGATCAGAGTTTCGGGCGTGATGAGGCCGTCGGCCTCTGCCGCGTCGATCATGGAGGCCGCAATCCGGTCTTTCACGCTTCCCAGCGGGTTGAAAAATTCGAGTTTGGCGAACAGTTCCCCCTCAGCTTCCGCAGCAATGCGGTTCAGGCGCACGAGGGGCGTCCTGCCGATGGTACTCCTGATGTCGGGATGGATGTTCATGATGATACCGTTTTTTTTGCCTGAACCAATTGCGAAGCCTGATTGCCTTTTATAATACCATCAATCAGGCTGTTTCATATGCCCGCCTGCGGGATTACCCCCGCTTTGCAGCCGGGCGGGATCTCACCCGGGCCTTCCCCGCCGCCATATCCCGGGATTTACGCCCCGGCCCCCTGCTGACAGGGTTTTCACCGGGCTTCCGCCTGCGGGCAGCAGGTCCGGAACCGTTTGACTTGCCCGGATATCTTTTCTGCTGAGAGTTCATCCCCTGCCGCTGATTCGGCTGATTCCGGCCCCGGAGAATCGGTTCGGCCTTAATCGACGGATCAGGCTCATAGCCCGCTATCACCTCCTGCGGAATCGAACGCCTGAGCAGACGCTCGATATCTTTGAGCAGCTTGTGTTCGTCCACACAGACAAGGGATATGGCCGTTCCCGCATTTTCGGCGCGGCCCGTGCGCCCGATGCGATGGACGTAATCTTCGGATACG
This window encodes:
- a CDS encoding hybrid sensor histidine kinase/response regulator; translation: MMTRDASEFQENILIVDDTPANLRLLSEMLSVRGYRVRPVLDGQMALSSVQAFLPDLILLDIKMSGMSGYEVCEALKTNRRTSDIPIIFISAVGEMADKVRAFSLGGVDYITKPFQSEEVIARIETHLKLRRLQLSLQEKNEQLRHEMAGREQMEARLRCVHKMESIGTLTGGIAHDFNNILGVIVGNAELALDDVPEWSPAYLNLQEVVAASLRAKEVIRKLLSFSRHSNSERKRIRLGDVIRESMPLIRSSVAGQIDLQLSIPDEAFHMLADTGQIHQLLINLCNNAGYAMREKGGVLEIGVGYAEADEEKARQFHHLSPGRYVRLTVRDTGCGIDPEIEDRIFDPYFTTQDIGQGSGMGLAVVHGIVRGHNGEILVRSRLGQGSTFEAYFPEAESEASAEPENDPALLMGEERILLVDDEPSIVDIGCQRLKRMGYQVSGHTDPTEALALFRTEPDQFDLLITDLVMPQMSGDMLVKEMGVVRPGFPVILCTGYIERMTEEKIRRLGVCRCIRKPVDKYEFLFTVRQVLDEV
- a CDS encoding rhodanese-like domain-containing protein → MKKFLCVALAASFIMLCGCTRTVQVNTISGEPQPAMTAADLPKKKQTVPGLYLTAREAYEKWKADPDNIRIVDCRTPEEYMFVGHAPMALNIPKKFLKYQWDAEKKKPVMTDNTHFIGDAKKKLRPGDTIFVMCRSGARSAMTVNALAGAGFKNVYNIIDGFEGDKIKDPGSYFDGKRMRNGWKNSGAPWTCALNPELIYLP
- the cysK gene encoding cysteine synthase A, whose amino-acid sequence is MNIHPDIRSTIGRTPLVRLNRIAAEAEGELFAKLEFFNPLGSVKDRIAASMIDAAEADGLITPETLIVEPTSGNTGIALAFICAARGYRLCLTMPETMSAERRKLLKHLGADLVLTPGDQGMKGAILAAEVIRAENRNAFMPDQFKNPANPKIHRETTAEEIWTDTEGQADIFVAGVGTGGTVTGVGQAIKARKPGFKVVAVEPAESPVLSGGAPGPHKIQGIGAGFVPDVLDISIIDEVVTVTNEQAFETARTLAETEGILCGISSGAAVAAALEVAGRPSSAGKKIVVLLASTGERYISTELFRA